From the genome of Flavobacterium ovatum, one region includes:
- a CDS encoding DegT/DnrJ/EryC1/StrS family aminotransferase, with protein MKKIQMVDLKSQYDKIAVTVNASIQEVLNTNAYINGPQVHQFQKGLEDYLGVKHVIPCANGTDALQIAMMGLGLSPGDEVITADFTFAATVEVIALLQLTPVLVDVDLHDMNISLERIKAAITPKTKAIVPVHLFGRAANMEGVMALANEHNLFVIEDNAQAIGADFTTKAGKQSKVGTIGHVGATSFFPSKNLGCYGDGGAIFTNDDDLAHTIRGIVNHGMYERYHHDVVGVNSRLDSIQAGVLNAKLPFLNDYNTSRRDAAARYNAALAGHVNIVTPSFDNDENDHVFHQYTLRIINADRNGLMQHLLDKGIPCAIYYPIPLHSQKAYIDVRYKEEDFPVTNQLVTEVLSLPMHTELEDEQIQFITDSILEFLK; from the coding sequence ATGAAGAAAATTCAAATGGTTGACCTTAAAAGTCAATACGATAAAATTGCCGTTACAGTAAATGCTTCTATTCAAGAAGTTTTGAATACCAATGCCTATATCAATGGTCCACAAGTGCACCAATTTCAAAAAGGTTTGGAGGATTATTTAGGAGTCAAACACGTAATTCCTTGTGCAAATGGTACCGATGCTTTGCAAATTGCAATGATGGGGCTAGGCTTGAGTCCTGGTGATGAGGTAATTACTGCCGATTTTACATTTGCAGCTACTGTTGAGGTAATTGCTTTGCTGCAACTAACTCCTGTTTTAGTAGATGTAGATTTACATGACATGAATATTTCTTTAGAAAGAATAAAAGCGGCTATTACCCCTAAAACGAAAGCAATTGTTCCTGTGCATTTGTTTGGGCGTGCTGCCAATATGGAAGGTGTTATGGCATTAGCCAATGAGCATAATCTTTTTGTAATCGAAGACAATGCGCAAGCTATCGGTGCTGATTTTACCACCAAAGCAGGAAAGCAATCTAAAGTTGGAACAATAGGTCACGTAGGAGCAACTTCCTTCTTTCCTTCTAAAAACTTAGGTTGTTATGGAGATGGTGGAGCTATATTTACCAATGATGATGATTTAGCACATACTATTCGTGGAATCGTTAATCACGGAATGTACGAGCGTTACCATCACGATGTAGTTGGTGTAAATTCTCGTTTAGATAGTATACAAGCGGGTGTTCTTAATGCTAAATTACCTTTTCTAAATGACTATAATACGTCTCGTCGTGATGCGGCGGCTAGGTATAATGCAGCTTTGGCAGGGCATGTAAACATCGTGACACCTTCTTTCGATAATGATGAGAATGATCATGTGTTTCATCAATATACTTTGCGTATCATCAATGCTGATAGAAATGGTTTGATGCAACATTTATTGGATAAAGGAATTCCATGTGCTATTTATTATCCAATTCCATTACACTCTCAAAAGGCTTACATAGATGTTCGATACAAAGAAGAAGATTTCCCGGTTACGAATCAATTAGTAACTGAGGTGCTTTCATTACCAATGCATACCGAATTAGAAGACGAGCAAATTCAATTTATAACCGATAGTATTTTGGAATTTTTGAAATAA
- a CDS encoding Dabb family protein produces the protein MIRHTVFFKFKVGISEIEKQEFFKACNQLSLIPGIQNFEVVKEKSPKNDFEFGLLMVFDNSTVYENYNTHPDHVLFVQNYWLKKVEDFIEIDFEPVVE, from the coding sequence ATGATTCGCCATACCGTTTTTTTTAAGTTTAAAGTAGGTATAAGTGAAATTGAAAAACAAGAATTTTTTAAAGCTTGCAATCAGTTATCTTTAATTCCTGGGATACAAAATTTTGAAGTAGTCAAAGAAAAAAGTCCTAAGAATGATTTTGAGTTTGGTTTGTTAATGGTTTTTGATAACTCAACAGTTTATGAAAACTACAATACGCATCCTGATCATGTTTTGTTTGTACAGAATTATTGGTTGAAAAAGGTAGAGGATTTTATAGAAATTGATTTTGAGCCTGTTGTTGAATAA
- the fabD gene encoding ACP S-malonyltransferase, which produces MKAYVFPGQGAQFTGMGKELYENSELAKSLFEKANEILGFRITDIMFEGTAEELKETKVTQPAVFLHSVILAKTLEDFKPEMVAGHSLGEFSALVANGALSFEDGLKLVSQRALAMQKACEIKPSTMAAVLGLADHIVEEVCASIDGVVVAANYNCPGQLVISGEFKAVELACEKMKEAGAKRALLLPVGGAFHSPMMEPAREELAAAIEATTFATPTCPVYQNVTASAVSDANEIKKNLIIQLTAPVKWTQSVQQMIADGATLFTEVGPGKVLAGLIGKINKEAATANA; this is translated from the coding sequence ATGAAAGCATACGTTTTTCCAGGTCAAGGAGCACAATTCACAGGAATGGGCAAAGAATTATATGAAAATTCAGAATTAGCAAAGTCACTTTTCGAAAAAGCTAACGAAATATTAGGTTTCCGCATCACAGATATTATGTTTGAAGGTACGGCTGAAGAGTTAAAAGAAACTAAAGTTACCCAACCAGCGGTTTTCTTGCACTCGGTAATCTTGGCTAAAACCTTGGAAGATTTCAAACCAGAAATGGTAGCGGGACACTCTTTGGGAGAGTTCTCTGCTTTGGTGGCGAATGGTGCTTTGTCTTTTGAAGATGGATTAAAATTAGTTTCTCAACGTGCTTTGGCAATGCAAAAAGCTTGCGAAATCAAACCTTCAACTATGGCGGCTGTTTTAGGATTAGCAGACCATATTGTAGAGGAAGTTTGTGCTTCTATAGACGGTGTTGTAGTTGCTGCTAATTACAATTGCCCTGGTCAATTAGTCATCTCAGGAGAATTCAAAGCGGTCGAATTGGCTTGCGAAAAAATGAAAGAAGCAGGCGCAAAACGTGCGTTGTTATTGCCTGTAGGTGGAGCATTCCACTCCCCTATGATGGAACCCGCTCGTGAAGAACTAGCCGCAGCGATTGAAGCGACTACTTTTGCAACACCAACTTGTCCTGTATATCAAAATGTTACGGCTTCGGCGGTTTCTGACGCAAATGAAATAAAAAAGAATTTAATCATCCAGTTGACTGCTCCTGTAAAATGGACGCAATCTGTACAACAAATGATTGCTGACGGCGCTACTTTATTTACTGAAGTTGGCCCTGGAAAAGTTTTGGCTGGTTTAATTGGAAAAATCAATAAAGAAGCGGCTACGGCGAACGCATAA
- a CDS encoding GNAT family N-acetyltransferase translates to MNIDEEIAGKMTFVYAGTGKFIIDHTEINLSYNGKGLGKKLVEHAVSFALKKGYTIVPLCPFAKKVFDKTPEYRHVLQSS, encoded by the coding sequence ATTAATATAGACGAGGAAATAGCAGGAAAAATGACTTTTGTTTATGCAGGAACTGGGAAATTCATCATAGACCACACTGAAATCAATCTATCGTATAATGGTAAAGGTTTAGGAAAGAAGCTTGTTGAACATGCCGTTTCATTTGCCCTAAAAAAAGGCTATACAATTGTACCTTTATGCCCCTTTGCTAAAAAGGTTTTTGACAAAACACCTGAGTATAGGCACGTTTTACAATCGAGTTAA
- the rsmG gene encoding 16S rRNA (guanine(527)-N(7))-methyltransferase RsmG, giving the protein MDEILKYFPDLTDIQKEQFEKLDFLYHDWNEKINVISRKDIDSLYTKHVLHSLGIAKIMKFEPGTYVLDVGTGGGFPGIPLAILYPETRFYLIDIIAKKIKVVQGVAEVLGLKNVKAEQMRAENVKGDFDFIVSRAVTNMPDFVSWVKTKIKKQHKHQLKNGILYLKGGDLTEELAAFPRATEYNLADFFADEFFETKKVVHVPLKFVV; this is encoded by the coding sequence ATGGACGAGATTTTGAAGTATTTTCCTGATTTGACGGATATTCAGAAAGAACAATTCGAAAAATTGGATTTTTTATACCATGACTGGAACGAAAAAATCAATGTGATTTCAAGAAAAGATATTGATTCCCTATACACTAAGCACGTATTACATTCATTAGGAATTGCCAAGATTATGAAATTTGAACCAGGAACTTATGTTTTGGACGTAGGAACTGGTGGTGGATTCCCTGGAATTCCATTAGCTATTTTGTATCCTGAAACTCGTTTTTATTTGATTGATATCATTGCAAAAAAAATAAAAGTAGTGCAAGGAGTTGCGGAAGTTTTGGGATTGAAAAATGTGAAAGCAGAGCAAATGCGAGCAGAAAATGTGAAAGGCGATTTCGATTTTATCGTAAGCCGTGCCGTGACCAATATGCCTGATTTTGTTTCATGGGTAAAAACCAAAATTAAAAAACAACACAAACACCAATTGAAAAACGGAATCCTTTACTTAAAAGGGGGCGATTTGACGGAAGAGTTAGCTGCTTTCCCGAGAGCGACAGAATATAATTTAGCAGACTTTTTTGCGGATGAATTTTTCGAAACTAAAAAAGTGGTGCATGTACCGTTGAAGTTTGTGGTTTAA
- a CDS encoding PA2169 family four-helix-bundle protein yields the protein MENTDNKTLATIDILETLIIILDDGKLGYTNAAEHVEDTLTKLDFLGYARDRSLLIVELQDEINKLGQSTDTEGGPMGALHRKWIDIKSLFTGGDREAIINTCITGEKVAVEEYELAMKEESLSPMLRNLILQQLISIKNTLAKIELTKSISV from the coding sequence ATGGAAAATACAGATAACAAAACTCTAGCTACAATTGACATTTTAGAAACCCTAATTATCATTCTTGATGACGGAAAACTGGGATATACTAATGCAGCTGAACATGTTGAAGACACTCTAACTAAATTAGATTTTTTAGGTTACGCTAGAGATCGATCACTTCTTATTGTTGAGTTACAGGATGAAATAAACAAATTAGGTCAATCAACGGATACTGAAGGAGGTCCAATGGGAGCGTTACACCGAAAATGGATTGACATCAAATCACTTTTTACAGGTGGCGATAGAGAAGCAATAATTAACACTTGCATAACTGGTGAAAAGGTTGCCGTTGAAGAATACGAACTAGCGATGAAAGAGGAATCCCTGAGCCCTATGTTACGTAATCTTATTTTGCAACAATTGATCAGCATTAAAAACACATTAGCTAAAATTGAACTGACAAAAAGCATTTCAGTGTAA
- a CDS encoding DUF983 domain-containing protein — translation MMANTFLNILSNNCPHCHEGKVFDEKSPFLSIGFPKMHKNCPKCNYKYEKEPGYFFGAMYMNYGITVAQSIATYVIAQQFFTERFDLRIIPIIAVVIIGLSSFNIRLSRMLWIYMFKNYSV, via the coding sequence ATGATGGCAAATACTTTTTTAAACATATTGAGCAACAACTGTCCGCATTGCCATGAAGGCAAAGTTTTTGACGAAAAATCTCCTTTCTTGAGCATCGGTTTTCCGAAAATGCATAAAAATTGTCCAAAGTGTAATTATAAATATGAAAAAGAACCGGGTTACTTTTTCGGTGCTATGTACATGAACTACGGTATAACAGTGGCGCAATCTATTGCGACTTATGTTATTGCGCAACAGTTTTTTACCGAACGTTTTGACTTGAGGATTATTCCTATCATTGCCGTAGTGATTATTGGACTGTCATCGTTTAATATTCGGTTGTCGCGAATGTTGTGGATTTATATGTTTAAGAATTATTCGGTATAA
- a CDS encoding Crp/Fnr family transcriptional regulator: MKTILENIAKQITLTPEEEVLFLSRTEVQHFKAKTIIHNSGTVCKNSYFVNSGILRSFNINDNIVEHIMSFACAGWWISDMYSLLSQKPGNLFIEVLEDAELVVLSKENQEILYREIPKLERLFRILIENSLVANQERLMDNLSLSAEERFEKFQKKYADLQHKIPQKQIASYIGVTPEFFSKMKSRLLRK; this comes from the coding sequence ATGAAGACTATCCTCGAAAACATAGCCAAACAAATCACATTGACTCCCGAAGAGGAAGTTCTTTTTTTATCCCGAACTGAAGTACAGCATTTCAAAGCTAAAACCATTATTCACAATAGCGGAACGGTTTGCAAAAACTCCTATTTTGTCAATTCAGGGATTTTACGCAGTTTTAATATCAATGACAATATAGTAGAGCATATTATGAGTTTTGCCTGTGCCGGTTGGTGGATTAGTGATATGTATAGTTTGCTTTCGCAAAAACCTGGTAATTTATTTATCGAAGTACTAGAAGATGCTGAATTAGTGGTTTTATCCAAAGAAAATCAAGAAATCCTTTATCGAGAAATTCCTAAACTCGAACGCCTTTTTAGAATTTTAATCGAAAATTCCTTAGTAGCCAATCAAGAACGCTTGATGGACAACCTCAGCCTATCCGCCGAAGAGCGTTTTGAGAAATTTCAAAAAAAATATGCTGACTTACAACACAAAATTCCACAAAAGCAGATTGCATCGTATATTGGAGTAACACCTGAGTTTTTCAGCAAAATGAAAAGTCGTTTATTGAGAAAATAG
- a CDS encoding glycosyltransferase N-terminal domain-containing protein, with protein MHFLYNLTIAIAEFLLKIIALFNAKINLFVSGRKTVFDTLSQKIKTSDKTIWFHAASLGEYEQGLPVIEKIKRKFPTHKIIVTFFSPSGFEVRKNNTVADVTLYLPLDSSYNAEKFIALVHPDMVFFIKYEFWINYLHVLKKQNIPTYLISGIFRENQLFFKWYGGFYRKALDAFTCFFVQNEASKQLVLSLGKKNVYVSGDTRFDRVAAIVEKDNTLDFISQFKNNTPTVVIGSSWPKDEELLTDYINTVNQKVKFIIAPHNIKPEQILQLKNSITKKTLLFSEMKGKNLADYEVFLIDTIGILTKIYSYADIAYVGGGFGNPGVHNILEPATFGVPIVIGTNYSHFAEAIALVSLKGCISIKNETELQTTLDELLNNDLIQKEKGAICSQFIIDNKGATDIILDTIK; from the coding sequence ATGCACTTTCTTTACAATCTCACAATAGCTATTGCGGAATTTTTATTAAAAATAATTGCATTATTCAATGCAAAAATAAACTTGTTTGTATCTGGAAGAAAAACTGTTTTTGATACGCTTTCGCAAAAAATAAAAACCTCCGACAAAACCATTTGGTTTCACGCCGCTTCTTTAGGGGAATACGAACAAGGACTACCCGTTATTGAAAAAATAAAACGAAAATTTCCAACTCATAAAATTATAGTAACCTTCTTTTCTCCTTCAGGTTTTGAGGTTCGAAAAAATAACACTGTAGCTGACGTTACTCTATATCTACCCTTGGACAGCTCTTATAATGCCGAAAAATTCATCGCATTAGTACATCCCGATATGGTGTTTTTTATAAAATATGAATTTTGGATCAATTATTTACACGTTTTAAAGAAACAAAATATCCCAACCTATCTTATATCGGGGATTTTCAGAGAAAACCAGTTGTTTTTTAAATGGTACGGTGGATTTTACAGAAAGGCTTTAGACGCTTTTACCTGTTTTTTTGTACAAAACGAAGCTTCAAAACAATTAGTGCTAAGCCTTGGAAAAAAGAATGTCTACGTTTCCGGAGACACACGCTTTGATCGAGTTGCAGCTATAGTAGAAAAAGACAACACACTCGATTTCATTTCTCAATTCAAAAATAACACTCCAACCGTTGTGATTGGAAGCTCCTGGCCCAAAGACGAAGAATTACTAACAGACTACATTAACACAGTCAATCAAAAAGTTAAATTCATTATTGCTCCTCATAATATCAAACCCGAACAAATCCTTCAATTAAAAAATAGTATAACAAAGAAAACACTACTATTTTCAGAAATGAAGGGTAAGAACTTAGCCGACTACGAAGTCTTCCTCATTGACACCATAGGTATTTTGACCAAAATTTACAGCTATGCTGACATTGCTTATGTAGGTGGTGGATTTGGCAATCCTGGCGTTCACAACATACTCGAACCTGCTACATTTGGCGTCCCAATTGTAATTGGAACTAATTATTCTCATTTTGCTGAAGCCATTGCACTCGTTTCTTTAAAAGGATGTATTTCAATTAAAAATGAAACAGAACTACAAACTACTTTAGATGAATTACTCAACAATGATCTAATTCAAAAAGAAAAAGGAGCTATTTGCAGTCAATTTATAATAGACAATAAAGGAGCAACAGACATTATTCTTGATACAATAAAGTAA
- a CDS encoding pirin family protein — MATTVLHTADTRGNANHGWLNAFHSFSFGNYYNADRNQFGVVRVLNDDTIAAGMGFGTHPHNNMEIITIPFEGDLAHKDSMGTSSTIKSGDIQVMSAGSGIQHSEFNPNADQQTKLFQIWLFPNKKDVTPRYQQITLDKAAQKNNFAQILSPSADDEGVWIHQDAWFYMADFDAEYSKTYSIRKSENGVYLMVISGIITVDGQELKTKDAIGITDFEDIEIKAQTDAKFLIMDIPMQL, encoded by the coding sequence ATGGCAACTACAGTTTTACACACAGCAGATACAAGGGGAAACGCTAACCACGGATGGCTAAATGCATTTCACAGCTTTAGTTTTGGAAATTATTACAACGCTGACAGAAATCAATTTGGAGTAGTCCGCGTTTTGAATGACGATACGATTGCGGCAGGAATGGGTTTTGGGACGCATCCGCACAACAATATGGAAATCATTACGATTCCATTTGAAGGAGATTTAGCACATAAAGACAGCATGGGAACTAGTTCTACTATCAAAAGTGGAGACATTCAAGTAATGAGCGCAGGTTCTGGAATTCAACATTCAGAGTTCAATCCTAATGCTGACCAACAAACGAAGTTGTTCCAAATTTGGTTGTTCCCAAACAAAAAAGATGTGACACCACGTTACCAACAAATTACGCTAGACAAAGCCGCACAGAAAAACAACTTTGCTCAAATTCTATCTCCATCTGCAGATGACGAAGGAGTTTGGATTCATCAAGACGCTTGGTTTTATATGGCAGATTTTGATGCCGAATACAGCAAAACTTATTCTATTAGAAAATCAGAAAATGGAGTATATCTCATGGTGATTTCAGGAATAATTACTGTGGACGGACAAGAATTAAAAACCAAAGACGCTATCGGAATTACCGATTTTGAAGATATAGAAATTAAGGCACAAACAGATGCGAAATTTTTAATTATGGATATTCCAATGCAATTGTAA
- a CDS encoding (4Fe-4S)-binding protein → MDPKDIKKEYTNGEVTVVWQSGKCIHSGNCVRNNPEVFQPKEQPWIKIDGSSTDKIINTVNKCPSGALSFYMNKKQ, encoded by the coding sequence ATGGACCCAAAAGACATCAAAAAAGAATATACTAACGGGGAAGTAACCGTAGTATGGCAATCTGGAAAATGCATTCATTCTGGAAATTGTGTTCGCAATAATCCAGAGGTTTTTCAACCTAAAGAGCAACCGTGGATTAAGATTGACGGTTCCTCAACAGATAAAATTATTAACACAGTTAATAAATGCCCATCAGGAGCTTTATCGTTTTATATGAATAAAAAACAATAA
- a CDS encoding OsmC family protein codes for MENLLEKDLLGHIGTQKYLCTITWRNGKFNMDEPTTNNGKDLGPDPFTALLASLTTCTLATLRMYIDRKGWDIPEINIAMNATQESDGEFETIISRNITFSTNIPTEQKERLLIIADKCPISKILKGKVTINTLL; via the coding sequence ATGGAAAATTTATTGGAAAAAGATCTTTTAGGACATATTGGCACTCAAAAATATTTATGCACCATTACTTGGCGCAATGGTAAATTCAATATGGATGAGCCAACAACTAATAACGGAAAGGATTTAGGTCCTGACCCTTTTACAGCTCTTTTGGCATCCTTGACGACTTGTACTTTAGCAACCTTACGAATGTATATTGATCGAAAAGGGTGGGATATTCCCGAAATAAATATTGCAATGAATGCTACACAAGAATCAGATGGCGAATTTGAGACTATAATCTCCCGAAACATCACTTTCTCAACTAACATTCCCACTGAGCAAAAAGAACGATTACTGATTATTGCTGATAAATGCCCTATTTCTAAAATTTTAAAAGGAAAAGTAACCATTAACACCCTATTGTAA
- a CDS encoding acyl-CoA desaturase has translation MISNAPTFPRHDALKFFKILNSRVNEYFRDNNIKKTGNWKLYIKTAIMFSLLFIPYFVILLLPTMPFGIHLLLSFVMGVGMAGVGMNVMHDGNHGSYSSKPWLNKIMGGSIYILAGNVYNWQVQHNVLHHTYTNIPGHDEDLEAGRIIRFTKHATWYSFHRFQQYYALFAYGLLTINWCLTTDFKQMGGYLKRKLSYGGPANPKKLWTGLVISKIVYFSFWLVIPILLISWWKVLIGFFIMHYTAGLILSMVFQLAHVVEETENPSPNELNEMDNTWAIHQLYTTTNFAPKNWLVNYYTGGLNHQIEHHLYPHISHVHYGKIAQFVKQTASECNLPYFEYKTMLSALIAHVKHLKDLGVQPEITQ, from the coding sequence ATGATTTCGAACGCGCCAACTTTTCCAAGACATGATGCTTTAAAATTTTTTAAAATTTTAAACTCGCGTGTGAACGAATATTTTAGAGATAACAATATCAAAAAAACAGGGAACTGGAAATTGTATATCAAAACAGCAATTATGTTTTCTTTACTATTCATCCCTTATTTTGTTATTTTATTATTACCTACAATGCCTTTTGGAATTCATCTTCTATTGAGCTTTGTCATGGGAGTTGGAATGGCAGGCGTTGGAATGAACGTCATGCACGATGGAAATCACGGTTCTTATTCTTCCAAGCCTTGGCTAAACAAAATCATGGGAGGTAGTATTTATATCTTAGCTGGAAACGTTTATAACTGGCAAGTACAACACAATGTATTGCACCATACCTACACCAATATTCCTGGACACGATGAAGATCTTGAAGCAGGAAGAATCATTCGTTTTACTAAACATGCTACATGGTACAGTTTTCATAGATTCCAACAATATTATGCTTTGTTTGCTTACGGGTTATTAACCATCAACTGGTGTTTAACGACCGATTTCAAACAAATGGGCGGTTACTTAAAAAGAAAATTGTCCTACGGTGGGCCCGCTAATCCTAAAAAATTATGGACAGGATTGGTGATTTCTAAAATCGTTTATTTCTCTTTTTGGTTAGTAATTCCAATTCTATTAATCAGTTGGTGGAAAGTCTTGATTGGCTTTTTTATCATGCATTATACTGCAGGATTGATTTTGAGTATGGTTTTCCAATTAGCACATGTTGTGGAAGAAACAGAAAATCCATCTCCAAATGAATTGAACGAAATGGACAACACTTGGGCAATACATCAATTGTACACCACTACTAATTTTGCGCCAAAAAACTGGTTGGTAAACTACTATACTGGAGGATTAAACCACCAAATTGAACATCATTTATACCCGCACATTAGTCACGTTCATTACGGAAAAATCGCCCAATTTGTAAAACAAACCGCAAGCGAATGCAACCTTCCGTATTTTGAGTACAAAACCATGTTGAGTGCCTTAATAGCTCACGTCAAACATTTGAAAGACTTAGGAGTGCAACCCGAAATTACGCAATAA
- a CDS encoding helix-turn-helix transcriptional regulator, producing the protein MKKYPIYSIQRFNCNSVQSDFYVNTFQNHLVTHPFVEEPHRHNFYLLAFFTKGSGTHEIDFDTFDVRPGSVFMLQPGQMHHWSLSEDIDGYVVFYSPEMYNLYFGEKDLDIFPFYFSNATKPEIVLSKQEVEGLSPYFEMILKESESNELFKKDKIINLLDVIHIDLARKYQETVAPEIHSYNSKLKQFSQLLEKNFSTEKSAAFYAEALHITLKHLNRICNETVNKTTTELVSDRIILEAKRMLIDKKLLINEVATKLGYDDYSYFVRFFKKNTRMTPKEFRLSRS; encoded by the coding sequence ATGAAAAAATATCCCATTTATTCAATTCAGCGTTTCAATTGCAATTCGGTTCAGTCGGATTTTTATGTAAATACTTTTCAAAATCATTTGGTTACCCATCCTTTTGTCGAAGAACCGCACCGTCATAATTTCTATCTTTTGGCATTTTTCACCAAAGGTTCAGGGACACATGAAATCGATTTTGATACTTTTGATGTTCGTCCCGGAAGTGTGTTTATGCTCCAGCCTGGGCAAATGCACCATTGGAGTTTGTCTGAAGATATTGATGGCTATGTCGTGTTTTACTCGCCAGAAATGTACAATCTCTACTTTGGCGAAAAAGACCTTGACATTTTTCCTTTTTACTTTTCCAATGCCACTAAACCCGAGATTGTGCTGTCAAAACAAGAAGTGGAAGGTTTGTCCCCTTATTTTGAAATGATTTTGAAAGAAAGTGAATCAAATGAACTTTTTAAGAAAGACAAAATTATTAATTTGTTAGACGTCATTCACATTGATTTGGCGAGAAAATATCAGGAAACCGTTGCGCCCGAAATTCATTCTTATAATTCCAAACTAAAGCAATTTAGTCAACTTTTAGAAAAGAATTTCAGTACTGAAAAATCAGCAGCTTTTTATGCCGAAGCGCTTCACATCACGCTCAAACACCTGAATCGTATTTGCAACGAAACCGTAAATAAAACCACCACCGAACTCGTCAGCGATCGAATTATTCTAGAAGCCAAACGCATGTTAATAGATAAAAAACTATTGATTAACGAAGTAGCCACCAAATTGGGCTATGATGACTATTCTTATTTCGTCCGCTTTTTTAAGAAAAATACGAGAATGACTCCAAAGGAATTTCGGTTGAGTAGGAGTTAG
- a CDS encoding pyridoxal phosphate-dependent aminotransferase, with translation MNHILSDRINNLATSQTLAMAALARELKAQGKDIISLSLGEPDFNTPDFIKEAAKRAVDENYSTYSPVDGYGELKDAICRKFKRDNDLDYKPANIVVSTGAKQSLYNIAQVMLNDGDEVILPAPYWVSYFEIVKLSGGVPVAVPTSIDTDFKITAAQLEAAITPKTKMMWFSSPCNPSGSVYSREELTALAAVLAKHPNIYVVADEIYEHINFSGTFCSIASIPGMFDKTITVNGVAKAFAMTGYRIGYIGGPEFIAKACTKIQGQVTSGPNSPAQRATITAVDADPSVLKHMVDAFHSRRDLVVGLLQEIPGIKINVPEGAFYVFPDVSSFFGKTLRGTEIKDAMDLSMYLLAEANVATVTGDAFGNPDCIRFSYATSDDILKEALKRIKDALAA, from the coding sequence ATGAACCATATTCTTTCAGACAGAATTAACAATTTGGCTACTTCGCAAACATTAGCAATGGCAGCATTAGCTCGCGAATTAAAAGCACAAGGAAAAGACATTATCAGTTTAAGTTTAGGAGAACCTGACTTTAATACACCAGACTTCATCAAAGAAGCAGCAAAAAGAGCTGTAGATGAAAACTATAGCACATACTCTCCAGTTGATGGATACGGTGAGTTGAAAGACGCTATTTGCAGAAAATTCAAAAGAGATAATGACTTGGATTACAAACCAGCCAATATCGTAGTTTCTACAGGAGCAAAACAATCACTATACAACATTGCACAAGTAATGTTAAACGATGGTGACGAAGTGATCTTGCCAGCACCTTACTGGGTTTCGTACTTCGAAATCGTAAAATTATCAGGTGGTGTACCAGTTGCAGTTCCTACTTCTATCGACACCGATTTCAAAATCACAGCAGCACAACTAGAAGCAGCCATCACACCAAAAACAAAAATGATGTGGTTCTCATCTCCTTGTAACCCATCAGGATCTGTTTACAGCCGTGAAGAATTGACTGCTTTAGCAGCAGTTTTGGCAAAACACCCAAACATCTACGTAGTAGCTGACGAAATATACGAACACATCAACTTCTCTGGAACTTTTTGCAGTATTGCATCAATCCCAGGAATGTTTGATAAAACCATCACCGTAAATGGAGTTGCCAAAGCATTTGCAATGACAGGTTACCGTATTGGTTACATTGGTGGACCAGAATTCATTGCAAAAGCCTGTACCAAAATTCAAGGTCAAGTTACCTCTGGACCTAACTCTCCTGCACAACGCGCTACGATTACCGCTGTAGATGCAGACCCATCTGTATTGAAACACATGGTGGACGCTTTCCATAGCCGTAGAGATTTAGTTGTTGGATTGTTACAAGAAATTCCAGGAATCAAAATCAACGTTCCAGAAGGTGCTTTCTACGTATTCCCAGACGTTTCATCTTTCTTTGGAAAAACATTGAGAGGAACTGAAATCAAAGACGCCATGGATTTATCGATGTACCTTTTAGCCGAAGCAAACGTAGCAACTGTAACAGGTGACGCTTTTGGTAACCCAGACTGCATCCGTTTCTCTTACGCAACAAGTGATGACATTTTGAAAGAAGCTTTAAAAAGAATCAAAGACGCTCTAGCAGCTTAA